Proteins from a genomic interval of Micromonospora sp. NBC_00389:
- a CDS encoding DUF4235 domain-containing protein produces the protein MSKGIGRAAYRPVGVLLGIAAGAAAGAIFRQVWKVTAGDGEAPVATDEDRGWGEILAAAALQGAIFAVVRAAVDRGGAVGVRRMTGRWPD, from the coding sequence GTGAGCAAGGGCATCGGCAGGGCCGCGTACCGGCCGGTCGGCGTGCTGTTGGGTATCGCCGCCGGTGCGGCGGCGGGCGCGATCTTCCGGCAGGTCTGGAAGGTCACCGCGGGTGACGGTGAGGCGCCCGTCGCGACCGACGAGGATCGCGGCTGGGGCGAGATCCTGGCCGCCGCGGCGTTGCAGGGGGCCATCTTCGCGGTGGTCCGGGCCGCCGTGGACCGGGGCGGAGCGGTCGGCGTCCGCCGGATGACCGGCCGCTGGCCGGACTGA
- a CDS encoding cysteine desulfurase-like protein — protein MPFDIARTRAAYPALTEGFVHFDGAGGTQTAAGVIDAVADAMRTAVGNRSAAFAPGRRSLELVAAARSAVADLLGADPAGVVLGPSATALMYTLARTLGAGWRPGDEVVVSRLDHDANVRPWVQAAEAAGATVRWAEIDRHTGELPAGQYAELVNERTKLVAVTAGSNAIGTVPDVPAIAKAAHAVGALVCVDGVHSVPHGPTDLASVGADVLVTSAYKWSGPHLAAMVADPARWAALRPAKLVPSSDAVPDRFEYGTPSFPLLAGVAAAVDHLAGLDPDAVGDRRARVRAGLAAAQAHEEALLDRLLAGLTEQPAITVYGSPARRCPTVSFRVAGMSPAATQEALGTAGFCLSAGDYYAYEYFQTMGLRDSGGAVRASIYHYNTADEVDRLLAELDALAGRMAR, from the coding sequence ATGCCCTTCGACATCGCCCGCACCCGGGCCGCCTACCCCGCCCTGACCGAGGGTTTCGTCCACTTCGACGGGGCCGGGGGCACCCAGACCGCAGCCGGTGTGATCGACGCGGTCGCCGACGCCATGCGCACTGCGGTCGGTAACCGCAGCGCCGCCTTCGCGCCGGGTCGCCGGTCGCTGGAGCTGGTGGCGGCGGCCCGGTCGGCGGTAGCCGACCTGCTCGGTGCCGACCCGGCCGGGGTGGTGCTGGGTCCGAGTGCCACCGCACTGATGTACACCCTGGCCCGTACGCTCGGCGCGGGCTGGCGCCCCGGCGACGAGGTGGTGGTGTCCCGGCTCGACCACGACGCCAACGTGCGGCCGTGGGTGCAGGCCGCCGAGGCTGCCGGCGCGACGGTGCGGTGGGCCGAGATCGACCGGCACACCGGTGAGCTGCCCGCCGGCCAGTACGCCGAGCTGGTCAATGAGCGCACCAAACTGGTCGCGGTGACCGCCGGCAGCAACGCCATCGGCACGGTGCCGGACGTGCCGGCGATCGCCAAGGCCGCGCACGCGGTCGGCGCACTGGTCTGCGTCGACGGCGTGCACTCGGTGCCGCACGGGCCGACCGACCTTGCCTCGGTCGGCGCCGACGTGCTGGTCACCAGCGCCTACAAGTGGTCCGGGCCGCACCTGGCGGCGATGGTGGCCGACCCGGCCCGGTGGGCGGCGCTGCGCCCGGCGAAGCTGGTCCCGTCCTCCGACGCGGTGCCGGACCGGTTCGAGTACGGCACCCCGAGCTTTCCCCTGCTGGCCGGCGTGGCCGCCGCGGTGGACCACCTGGCCGGGCTAGACCCGGACGCCGTCGGGGACCGGCGTGCGCGGGTGCGGGCCGGGCTGGCCGCCGCCCAGGCGCACGAGGAGGCGCTGCTCGACCGGCTGCTCGCCGGGCTGACCGAGCAGCCCGCGATCACCGTCTACGGCTCGCCGGCGCGGCGCTGCCCGACGGTCTCCTTCCGGGTCGCCGGGATGTCGCCGGCCGCCACCCAGGAGGCGCTGGGGACAGCCGGGTTCTGCCTCTCCGCCGGCGACTACTACGCCTACGAGTACTTCCAGACGATGGGGCTGCGGGACAGCGGGGGCGCGGTCCGGGCCAGCATCTACCACTACAACACGGCCGACGAGGTCGACCGGTTGCTCGCCGAACTGGACGCGCTGGCGGGGAGAATGGCCCGATGA
- a CDS encoding DUF3618 domain-containing protein translates to MTGNGTGDTEALREEIRRTRVELGETMEALAAKADVKARLKESAEQARERLREQAAQTVARVRGQAVRRAEDARAQAHEKGELVRAQAHEKGELVRRNPVPWAAIAAGAVATVVVLMIVRGRRR, encoded by the coding sequence ATGACGGGCAACGGGACCGGCGACACGGAGGCGCTCCGCGAGGAGATCCGTCGCACCCGGGTGGAGTTGGGCGAGACGATGGAGGCGTTGGCCGCCAAGGCCGACGTCAAGGCGCGCCTGAAGGAGTCCGCCGAGCAGGCGCGGGAACGGCTCCGCGAGCAGGCGGCGCAGACCGTGGCCCGGGTCCGCGGGCAGGCCGTGCGCCGCGCCGAGGACGCGCGGGCGCAGGCACACGAAAAGGGCGAGCTGGTGCGCGCCCAGGCGCACGAAAAGGGCGAGTTGGTACGACGCAACCCGGTGCCGTGGGCGGCCATCGCCGCCGGTGCGGTGGCCACCGTGGTGGTGCTGATGATCGTGCGGGGGAGGCGTAGGTGA
- a CDS encoding TIGR03557 family F420-dependent LLM class oxidoreductase → MKVGYILSSEEFTPAELVAQARGAEQAGFEALWISDHYHPWVDAQGQSPFVWSMIGALSQVCSLPVTTAVTCPTVRIHPAVIAQAAATSRVLHGGRFALGVGSGEALNEHIFGDAWPQADVRLEMLEEAVEVLRKLWTGDFVNHHGKHYTVEHARIYTLPDTPPPIYVSGFGPKSIDLAARIGDGYVSTRPDSEMVRRFRENGGGDKPCQAGFKAAYADSEDEGMRIAYQRWPNAGVPGELSQVLPSPRHFEQAAQLVRPEMLKEAFVCGNSADANVEMIGKFARAGFDEVYVANVGPHYQGLFDLYQREVLPRVR, encoded by the coding sequence ATGAAGGTCGGCTACATCCTGTCCAGTGAGGAGTTCACGCCGGCCGAGCTGGTAGCGCAGGCGCGCGGCGCCGAACAGGCCGGCTTCGAGGCGCTCTGGATCTCCGACCACTACCACCCGTGGGTGGACGCACAGGGTCAGAGCCCGTTCGTCTGGTCGATGATCGGCGCGCTCAGCCAGGTCTGTTCGCTGCCGGTGACCACCGCGGTGACCTGCCCGACGGTGCGGATCCACCCGGCCGTGATCGCGCAGGCGGCGGCGACCAGCAGGGTGCTGCACGGCGGGCGGTTCGCACTCGGCGTCGGCAGCGGCGAGGCGCTCAACGAGCACATCTTCGGCGACGCCTGGCCGCAGGCCGACGTCCGGCTGGAGATGCTGGAGGAGGCCGTCGAGGTGCTGCGGAAGCTCTGGACCGGCGACTTCGTCAACCACCACGGCAAGCACTACACCGTCGAGCACGCCCGGATCTACACGCTGCCTGACACTCCCCCGCCGATCTACGTCTCCGGCTTCGGCCCGAAGTCCATCGACCTCGCCGCCCGGATCGGCGACGGCTACGTGAGCACCAGGCCCGACAGCGAGATGGTCCGGCGCTTCCGGGAGAACGGCGGCGGCGACAAGCCGTGCCAGGCCGGATTCAAGGCGGCGTACGCGGACAGCGAGGACGAGGGCATGCGGATCGCGTACCAGCGCTGGCCCAACGCCGGGGTCCCGGGCGAGCTGTCCCAGGTGCTGCCCTCGCCGCGCCACTTCGAGCAGGCCGCCCAGCTGGTCCGGCCGGAGATGCTGAAGGAGGCGTTCGTGTGCGGCAACAGCGCCGACGCGAACGTCGAGATGATCGGGAAGTTCGCCAGAGCCGGCTTCGACGAGGTGTACGTGGCCAACGTCGGCCCGCACTACCAGGGCCTGTTCGACCTCTACCAGCGCGAGGTCCTGCCCCGGGTGCGCTGA
- a CDS encoding cold-shock protein, which translates to MAQGTVKWFNADKGFGFITVDGGGADVFVHFSAIQTSGYRSLEENQRVEFEIAQGQKGPQAEQVRPL; encoded by the coding sequence ATGGCGCAGGGAACCGTGAAGTGGTTCAACGCTGACAAGGGCTTCGGCTTCATCACCGTCGACGGCGGGGGTGCTGACGTGTTCGTCCACTTCTCGGCCATCCAGACCAGCGGCTACCGTTCGCTGGAGGAGAACCAGCGGGTGGAGTTCGAGATCGCTCAGGGTCAGAAGGGCCCGCAGGCTGAGCAGGTCCGTCCCCTCTGA
- a CDS encoding GNAT family N-acetyltransferase, with protein MSTLVEDNPAKRRFEILVDDALAGFTAYLTRGEVLVFTHTEVDPGFQGKGVGGALIRGTLDQVRARGGTLVPQCPFMAAFIEKHPEYADLVAVQP; from the coding sequence ATGAGCACCCTGGTCGAGGACAACCCTGCCAAGCGCCGGTTCGAGATCCTGGTCGACGACGCGTTGGCCGGCTTCACCGCGTACCTGACCCGCGGGGAGGTGCTGGTCTTCACCCACACCGAGGTGGACCCGGGCTTCCAGGGCAAGGGCGTGGGCGGCGCGCTGATCCGCGGCACCCTGGACCAGGTACGCGCCCGCGGCGGCACGCTGGTGCCGCAGTGCCCGTTCATGGCCGCGTTCATCGAGAAGCACCCGGAGTACGCCGACCTGGTCGCCGTTCAGCCGTAG
- a CDS encoding phage holin family protein — protein sequence MADVAKARTSHNGSEPSTAELVQRATEQVSRLVRDELALARAELTQKGKHAGIGIGLFGGGGALAFFGLGALVATAILLLDLVLPAWAAALIVAVAAFLLAGILALVGKKQVSRAVPPVPAATVRSLRADMDTVAAAVKDRGRS from the coding sequence ATGGCTGACGTGGCGAAAGCCCGCACATCCCACAATGGGAGCGAGCCCTCCACCGCCGAATTGGTGCAGCGGGCCACCGAGCAGGTCTCCCGTCTGGTGCGGGACGAACTGGCGCTGGCCCGGGCGGAGTTGACCCAGAAGGGCAAGCACGCCGGCATCGGGATCGGCCTGTTCGGCGGCGGCGGAGCGCTGGCGTTCTTCGGCCTGGGCGCGCTGGTCGCCACGGCGATCCTGCTGCTCGACCTGGTGCTGCCCGCCTGGGCCGCCGCGCTGATCGTGGCGGTGGCTGCCTTCCTGCTGGCCGGCATCCTTGCCCTGGTGGGCAAGAAGCAGGTGAGCCGTGCGGTCCCGCCGGTTCCCGCGGCCACGGTCCGCAGCCTCCGGGCCGACATGGACACCGTCGCCGCCGCGGTGAAGGACAGGGGACGGTCATGA
- a CDS encoding DUF1206 domain-containing protein, which yields MSLTRSAEATASRTADSRWLELLARAGFIGYGIVHLLFAWLALQIAFGTSSDDGDQSGALRTLSAQPLGKVLVIATAVGLLAMAIWQALEAAVGHRAERGKERVVERLASTGRAVVYLYFAWTAFKVFKDAESNSADQQEALTGKLMTSSGGRWLVGLAGLVLAAIGVGLVIYGVVKRFEKHLKTGEMSPKTRKLVRRLGIAGYVAKGTAYGIAGLLVIVAAVNYDPEKARGLDAALHTLREQSYGTFLLSLVALGIAAFGVYCFLQSRYRKV from the coding sequence ATGTCACTTACCCGTAGCGCCGAAGCCACCGCCTCCCGTACGGCGGACAGCCGGTGGCTGGAACTCCTCGCCCGGGCCGGTTTCATCGGCTACGGCATCGTGCACCTGCTCTTCGCCTGGCTGGCGTTGCAGATCGCGTTCGGCACGTCGAGCGACGACGGCGACCAGTCCGGCGCGCTGCGCACGCTCTCCGCACAGCCGCTGGGCAAGGTCCTGGTCATCGCCACCGCGGTGGGCCTGCTCGCGATGGCGATCTGGCAGGCGCTGGAGGCGGCGGTCGGGCACCGCGCCGAGCGGGGCAAGGAACGCGTCGTGGAGCGGCTTGCCTCGACCGGTCGGGCCGTCGTCTACCTCTACTTCGCCTGGACCGCGTTCAAGGTCTTCAAGGACGCCGAGTCGAACAGCGCCGACCAGCAGGAGGCGTTGACCGGCAAGCTGATGACCTCCAGTGGCGGTCGCTGGCTGGTCGGCCTGGCCGGGCTGGTGCTCGCCGCGATCGGTGTCGGCCTGGTGATCTACGGAGTCGTCAAGCGGTTCGAGAAGCACCTGAAGACCGGCGAGATGAGCCCGAAGACCCGCAAGCTGGTCCGCCGGCTGGGCATCGCCGGGTACGTCGCCAAGGGCACCGCGTACGGCATCGCCGGCCTGCTGGTGATCGTGGCCGCGGTGAACTACGACCCGGAGAAGGCCCGTGGCCTGGACGCCGCGCTGCACACGCTGCGCGAGCAGTCCTACGGCACCTTCCTGCTCAGCCTGGTCGCCCTCGGCATCGCCGCCTTCGGCGTCTACTGCTTCCTCCAGTCCCGGTACCGCAAGGTCTGA
- a CDS encoding glycoside hydrolase family 3 protein, with protein MTAPSGHLPALAAAVLQPGFVGTTPPPWVCRWLGEGLGSVVLFARNVVDTAQVAALTATLRAERPDVIVAIDEEAGDVTRIESVRGSSRPGNFALGAVDDPELTEAVARDLGVELAGAGVTLDYAPDADVNSNPANPVIGVRSFGADPALVARHTAAWVRGLQAGGVAACAKHFPGHGDTRVDSHHDLPRITADRDRLDAVELAPFRAAVAAGVQAVMTGHLLVPALDPQLPATLSQRILGGLLRDEMGFSGVVVTDAVEMRAVADRYGFAGAAVRALAAGADAICVGGERADEQSARELADAIVAAVVSGELPEERLAEAAKRVGQLAAWTVAARSERSTGARGSTDVGLVAARRAVRVTVAAGGTTALPLTRAAHVVEFEPPRNIAIGAETPWGLGVPMGELLPGTSAVRYAQHDVPTDPGAGAGNRPLVLVVRDLHRHEWMRAAVQRALAARPDAVVVELGVPELVTGAVHLATHGATRASGRAAAEVLTGAR; from the coding sequence GTGACGGCGCCCAGCGGGCACCTTCCGGCGCTGGCCGCCGCCGTCCTGCAACCCGGGTTCGTCGGCACCACCCCACCACCGTGGGTGTGCCGCTGGCTCGGCGAGGGGCTCGGCTCGGTGGTCCTCTTCGCCCGCAACGTCGTCGACACCGCCCAGGTGGCCGCGCTGACCGCCACGCTGCGCGCCGAGCGGCCGGACGTCATCGTGGCGATCGACGAGGAGGCCGGCGACGTCACCCGGATCGAGTCGGTCCGGGGCAGCTCCCGGCCCGGCAACTTCGCCCTCGGCGCGGTCGACGACCCGGAGCTGACCGAGGCGGTCGCCCGGGACCTCGGCGTCGAGCTGGCCGGGGCCGGGGTCACCCTCGACTACGCCCCGGACGCCGACGTCAACTCCAACCCGGCCAACCCGGTGATCGGCGTCCGCTCGTTCGGGGCGGACCCGGCGCTGGTCGCGCGGCACACCGCCGCCTGGGTACGCGGGCTGCAGGCCGGCGGCGTCGCCGCCTGCGCCAAGCACTTCCCCGGGCACGGCGACACCCGGGTCGACTCGCACCACGACCTGCCCCGGATCACCGCCGACCGGGACCGCCTGGACGCCGTCGAGCTGGCCCCGTTCCGGGCCGCCGTGGCCGCCGGGGTGCAGGCGGTGATGACCGGCCACCTGCTGGTGCCCGCGCTGGACCCGCAGCTGCCGGCGACGTTGAGCCAACGCATCCTGGGTGGCCTGCTCCGCGACGAGATGGGCTTCTCCGGCGTGGTGGTGACCGACGCGGTGGAGATGCGCGCGGTCGCCGACCGGTACGGCTTCGCCGGGGCGGCGGTCCGCGCGCTCGCCGCCGGGGCCGACGCGATCTGCGTGGGCGGCGAACGGGCCGACGAGCAGTCGGCCCGGGAACTGGCCGACGCCATCGTGGCCGCGGTCGTCTCCGGTGAGCTGCCCGAGGAGCGCCTCGCCGAGGCGGCCAAGCGGGTCGGTCAGCTCGCGGCCTGGACGGTGGCGGCCCGCTCCGAGCGGTCGACCGGAGCGCGCGGCAGCACCGACGTCGGGCTGGTCGCCGCCCGCCGCGCCGTTCGGGTCACCGTCGCGGCGGGCGGGACGACCGCGTTGCCGCTGACCCGCGCGGCGCACGTGGTCGAGTTCGAGCCACCGCGCAACATCGCCATCGGCGCCGAGACGCCGTGGGGCCTCGGCGTACCGATGGGCGAGCTGCTGCCCGGCACGAGCGCGGTCCGCTACGCCCAGCACGACGTGCCGACCGACCCGGGCGCCGGGGCGGGCAACCGCCCGCTGGTGCTGGTGGTCCGCGACCTGCACCGGCACGAGTGGATGCGTGCCGCGGTGCAGCGGGCGCTGGCCGCCCGGCCGGACGCGGTCGTGGTCGAGCTGGGCGTGCCCGAGCTGGTCACCGGCGCGGTGCACCTGGCCACCCACGGCGCCACCCGGGCCAGCGGACGGGCTGCCGCCGAGGTGCTGACCGGCGCCCGCTGA
- a CDS encoding mechanosensitive ion channel family protein, with amino-acid sequence MQSYLGTAVAALAAAAAALLLVEVVHRATRRFGRRSLLMTELTDHSHRPFQVAATVLAVQFAVHLSTGYAVGEGWRQLLLHLLILGVIAATAWLVASLLVVVEDTALARFRVDVPDNRHARRVRTQVVMLRRLTIAVIVVLAVGVMLMTFPSVRGIGAGVLTSAGVVGVVAALAAQSLLGNVFAGLQLAFSDAVRLDDVVVVEGEWGRIEELTLSYVVVQIWDDRRLILPTSYFTSKPFQNWTRTEAAVLGTAEFDVDWAVPVQAMREELRRLVEGTDLWDGRVCVLQVTDATGGTVRVRALVSAADAGSLWDLRCLVREHLVAWIRDNRPIAMPRMRTELGDASSNLPWQWVQPRRPVRRAGDTDVPDDARVFGGSDDGAARSEAFVGPEETPAPRP; translated from the coding sequence GTGCAGAGTTACCTCGGAACGGCCGTCGCCGCGCTCGCCGCGGCGGCGGCCGCCCTGCTGCTGGTCGAGGTCGTCCATCGGGCCACCCGGCGGTTCGGCCGCCGGTCGCTGCTGATGACCGAACTGACCGACCATTCACACCGCCCCTTCCAGGTCGCGGCCACGGTGCTCGCGGTGCAGTTCGCCGTCCACCTCAGCACCGGGTACGCGGTCGGTGAGGGCTGGCGTCAACTGCTGCTGCACCTGCTCATCCTCGGCGTCATCGCCGCCACGGCCTGGCTGGTCGCCTCGCTGCTGGTGGTCGTGGAGGACACCGCGCTGGCCCGGTTCCGGGTCGACGTACCGGACAATCGGCACGCCCGGCGGGTACGGACCCAGGTGGTGATGCTGCGCCGGTTGACCATCGCGGTGATCGTCGTCCTGGCCGTCGGCGTGATGCTGATGACGTTCCCGAGCGTGCGCGGCATCGGCGCCGGCGTGCTGACCTCCGCCGGTGTGGTCGGTGTGGTGGCAGCGCTGGCCGCCCAGAGCCTGCTCGGCAACGTCTTCGCCGGCCTGCAACTCGCCTTCAGCGACGCGGTCCGGCTGGACGACGTGGTGGTCGTCGAGGGGGAGTGGGGCCGGATCGAGGAGCTGACCCTCAGCTACGTGGTGGTGCAGATCTGGGACGACCGGCGACTGATCCTGCCCACCTCGTACTTCACCAGCAAGCCCTTCCAGAACTGGACCAGGACCGAGGCCGCAGTGCTCGGCACCGCCGAGTTCGACGTGGACTGGGCGGTGCCGGTGCAGGCCATGCGGGAGGAACTGCGCCGGCTGGTGGAGGGCACCGACCTGTGGGACGGGCGGGTCTGCGTGCTACAGGTGACCGACGCCACCGGTGGGACGGTCCGGGTGCGCGCGCTGGTCAGCGCCGCCGACGCGGGCAGCCTGTGGGATCTGCGCTGCCTGGTTCGTGAACACCTGGTGGCCTGGATCCGGGACAACCGCCCCATCGCGATGCCCCGGATGCGCACCGAGTTGGGCGACGCCAGCAGCAACCTGCCCTGGCAGTGGGTGCAGCCACGGCGCCCGGTGCGCCGGGCCGGCGACACCGACGTACCCGACGACGCCCGCGTCTTCGGCGGCAGCGACGACGGCGCCGCCCGCAGCGAAGCCTTCGTCGGCCCCGAAGAAACCCCCGCCCCCCGCCCCTAA
- a CDS encoding RNA-guided endonuclease InsQ/TnpB family protein: protein MAGYQELCRELAASGPGTFGELDSTGARSVLRRFSDAWFAAAKRRKAGDDSARFPRRRRGLVPVRWYHGTFTVDGRRVRIPSARGTCPLWVRLARDLPYPVEQVRSITLLSEGGRLFLDVTAEIPVATYPAGVGPQPGRVAGVDLGIIHPYAVAGPDGAGLLVSGRAVRAEHRMHLADTKARRRAVARRAPKPGQRGSRRWRQYRRRARLVQGRHRRRVRQAQHEAARTVVSWAVGQRVGVLHVGDPRGVLDIAAGRRHNLRLRQWQIGRLIQVLTDKATLAGITVRLVDERGTSSTCPACRRRVPKPRGRTLSCPHCRFSGHRDLVAAASIATRTPGGGPTTPTTAVPVLPGVVTHRRAGRNLPGAGRSRRDPRRPARAARGSVGLRRPAPPPSGESLALQGEDPQHPTGTPGER from the coding sequence GTGGCTGGCTATCAGGAGTTGTGTCGGGAGTTGGCGGCGTCGGGGCCGGGCACGTTCGGTGAGCTGGACAGTACGGGTGCCCGGTCGGTGTTGCGCCGGTTCTCCGATGCCTGGTTCGCGGCGGCGAAGCGCCGTAAGGCCGGTGACGACTCGGCGCGGTTTCCGCGTCGCCGGCGGGGGTTGGTGCCGGTGCGCTGGTATCACGGCACCTTCACGGTTGACGGGCGGCGGGTACGCATCCCCAGCGCGAGAGGCACCTGCCCGTTGTGGGTTCGCCTGGCCCGGGATCTGCCGTATCCGGTGGAGCAGGTCCGCTCGATCACGCTGCTGTCTGAGGGCGGGCGGTTGTTCCTCGACGTGACCGCCGAGATTCCGGTCGCGACCTACCCAGCGGGGGTGGGGCCGCAACCGGGTCGGGTGGCCGGGGTGGACCTCGGCATCATCCACCCCTACGCGGTGGCCGGGCCCGACGGTGCCGGGCTGTTGGTGTCCGGGCGGGCGGTCCGCGCGGAGCACCGGATGCACCTGGCCGACACCAAAGCCCGCCGCCGGGCGGTGGCGCGGCGGGCACCGAAACCGGGCCAGCGGGGGTCACGGCGGTGGCGTCAGTATCGCCGCCGGGCCCGTCTGGTGCAGGGACGGCATCGACGGCGGGTCCGCCAGGCCCAGCATGAGGCCGCCCGCACTGTCGTGTCCTGGGCGGTGGGTCAGCGGGTTGGGGTGCTGCACGTCGGCGACCCCCGCGGGGTGCTCGACATTGCGGCGGGGCGGCGGCACAACCTGCGGCTGCGGCAGTGGCAGATCGGCCGGTTGATTCAGGTCCTCACCGACAAGGCCACCCTCGCCGGGATCACTGTGCGGCTCGTCGACGAACGCGGCACCTCCTCGACCTGCCCCGCCTGCCGGCGGCGGGTACCGAAACCGCGTGGGCGCACCTTGTCCTGCCCCCACTGCCGATTCTCCGGGCACCGCGATCTCGTCGCGGCGGCCAGCATCGCCACCCGCACCCCGGGCGGCGGACCCACCACCCCCACGACGGCCGTTCCTGTGCTGCCTGGGGTGGTCACGCACCGTCGAGCCGGCCGGAACCTCCCCGGCGCCGGCCGGTCCCGGCGTGACCCCCGCCGCCCAGCCCGGGCAGCGAGAGGATCAGTTGGCCTGCGGAGGCCCGCCCCACCACCCAGTGGGGAGTCGCTCGCCCTCCAAGGCGAGGATCCACAACATCCCACCGGAACACCCGGTGAACGTTAG